GGAAATGCCTCAACCTTTCGCACActgtacagacacacatatgCAGAGAGAGACCCGCAATCCACCAGCAACTCTCTGTAACCTTGTGTCAAACAAAGCCTGTATGGTTCTCAGGCTTCACTGGCCTGCAGTGTGCTCGCTGTAAATGTTCAACAGCCACCGCTACATGTTAAAAAACTGCTAAATATTATCCAGATGACATCGATCCTGCTGGAGCTCTCACCCTGTTTCTCTTCCCAGTGGTACTGGCACCTCGACAGTTTGTCAAACAGAGATTTCTGCTGACTGCTTGTTATCCACAGATCTCAGGACACCACAGGAGTCATGTCCCATAGCTGCAGACAAAACACAAGTAACCATCAGTCCATTTAAACAGAAACAGTTAAAGCTGTGTTTCTGAGAACACCCCCTCCCCATAGCTCAGATATGTGCAACACTATCATGCTGGAACAAATCATAATCTGTTTGTAGGATTTGAATCAGATACTCTATGTAATTTGTCGACTTTAActaatgcaatttttaaaagaCAGTAATTTAAGCGCGTTTTTGACTAAATTAACacatgaattttttaaaaataggagAACAATATTTGACCCAGTAGCTAGAACTGGTAATTAGCAGAGAGGCAGTTATACAGTCAACAGGGTGGGTCAAAGAAGAAATACTGTGACGTACATTATCACTTTGTTTTACAATATGATTACTGACACACTGGGgccaaatataaatgtttttatgaagGAACATGCGGGCACTCTAAAGCGACTCCtccacagtgttgggaaggttacttttaaaatgtattccattacagaatactgaatacatgccccaaaatgtattctgtaacgtattccgttacgttactcaatgagagtaacgtattctgaatactttggattacttaatatattatcatgctgtttacaactacgtgaatgtactattgctgtgatttattactgttactgaaggtccgcggctccgaaccgtagtaaagggacatctgactaatacggtgggttccgtgtcgggctcgtagccgaaaaatagctttactttgttgtctgggtcaactttgcttgcgagagacagagagaggcgttgaaaggctgctccaacggaacttattttttccggaggaaaacacgaacacagtgtacagttgagtcttaatagcttacttacaaatgggctcgtcaggcacacttcttggctgcagtggttattattatatttacatgcttccagctcccgtttttgctccgtgacagctcggacttttcctttctctccctccctcgctcacagacacataacgtgtatggcagtccattctccctgcagcacggactacactgcccatgaggctacattctttagggctatgcctgtagcattctgccttttagcttagcacaacaacaacaaaaaagcgctctctcacccaggaaacacgcagagagagagagcgtcaccctgtaaccatggcaaccgtaacgctgccgcctggaacaacagaacatagctgtcaaacaaaacccaaacagtcctgactcgcgataatatgaaacaggaaaataccgccgtgtaatccatttatttcaacaaagtaactgtattctgaataccacctttttaaacggtaactgtaacggaatacagttactcatattttgtattctaaatacgtaatggcggtacatgtattccgttactccccaacactgctcctCCACATATTTGACTTTCCAGAGTGGCTACTTAATGACTCTCTATGGTGGAGCTCaacaaataaatgacaaaagGACAGAAAGCAAATTAGTTAACTGAACTGACACGTTATTAAAACCGAGACCAGAATGGAGAAAACCTGATTTTTGCTATTTTAGATTATATTCGTGCAATGTATCGAGTGCTGCAGAATAACTCGGTTGTGATTACAGTTACTCTGCTAGTCATATATAAAAACAGACAATTTAATTCTTTAAAGCACATAAAGgctttgcagtgtttttcaAGTACATTGAAAAAGACTGCACTGTGTATTATTTTACTAAAGGGAAAATTACATTAGTGCATAGCGCAAAGAACTACCTTGTTCACATACCAGCCAAACACAGTGTGAAAGCTCAGTAGTCACTACTTTAGTAGCTCCCTGTAAGAGCCGTCTGACTCTTAAGCAGCAAATATTCTCCAGCTCACTCTTCACCAGCCAGTCTCCAACTTTGTCTGTCAGAGCTGCCCGAGAGGCCCAAAACAAATGTGTTCCCTCTGAGTGACTTCAGATTCTCCAAGCATTTAATCTAAATACGCAACACATCCTGATGTAAGGTTTATTAATGGGTGTTAGACTGAAAGTCACAGTGTAGCACACCGTTTCCAGCTACCTGCAGTGTTTTATAGGCTTTCACATGCTCTGGATttccttaaaataaataaatatataaatcacTGAAACTTCAAGCTCTAGTTTTGTTTAAGACTTGACTACCACCTGGGACACTGGGGCAGTCCCCCCTAAAAGAGCAGTTATTTTAAGAGCAGGGATTGTAGCATAAACAAGCACATATTACATTAAGAGCTATTATAGAGCCCAAAAACGGGCTGAAAACATAACCCTCATGTCTGAATGATCCGAACACCTCGCTAAGTGTTACTGTGTGTGCCGCACGCCTTATCCAAGACTCTCAAACACAACAGACACTCCTTGTACTTTTCCAGACCTTGATAACCTTGTCAGTGCCAGAGGTGAGCAGATTTCCAGTGGTGGGCTCGTAGTGCATGTAAACAATGCTGTGCTTGCTGTCGTGGAAGGTGGCTGTGGGTGCTCGACTGCAAGACACAAAGGCAGCGCCAGCGGTTATAGTGTGCGAATCACTGGGAGCGCTACAAAGGCTCAGTatatgacaacaacagaagctgATTGTTACTCACTCCTCGTCACTGATGGACTCATGGCAGCTGTCACACACGCGCACCTCGAACTCGAATCCCATGAGGGGGATGGTGGAGCGTTTGGACGAACATTTGCCGCACACTGCCTGGCCGCACTTCCTGCAGTGGTGCTGAGCACACAGGAGGATATGAACACATCAGTTTTCATTTAACATCTTATTTCTCATCAAGGAAATGGAGGtggtgttttgctttttgttttgtcttacaATGGAAATGTTTAGCAAATTTATACGCCAAGTCCTGAACTTTGTGTTTCAAGAGCTACAAGAAGATACTGGTTGTGATGCATTTTTATAATTCCTATCCAGCAgacaatctctctctctctaggaGACTGTGTGAGGTCTGCAGACAGCTGCAGCACACACacttcatcacagctgtaagtCTGAATGAGACTTTGAGGAACGTTAACATAACACTGACCCGTGTCCAAATAGCAGAATCAAACCAGCAATGTTAACCATCCAACGTCTGAAGCCGGCTTAAATCAGACCACTTCAATTCATTTCCAAGAGTCCACACATACGTTGAAACTTCAGGTAAAATGTTCTCGACTTACTCTTTTTATTATAACATCTGTATCTGCATTCACATAGAAGCTAGCATTAAAAATGCGAGACCACCAACCTGGTAAATTTTCTTGTTTTGACACTGAAGTTTTATTTCATCAGCTGCATACAGCTTAAAGCACTCTATACACATTCCTCAGTAATGCTGGAACATTTTTGTGTACAGTCAaaaatctttgtgttttttcccccctccagTGCAGTGAAATAGAAACACCAACATTACAGCGCTTTGTGTTTCGTTCTCGCTGCACAATGTTTCAAAAGACTGCTGTGCAGTCAAAAAAACGCCTATTACTGTATGTCTGAACTgtgattcacacacacacacacacacacacacacacacacacttggaaTGAGTAACCACAACAtaaagcagtttctgaaattgAGGCAATAAAACAGCCACAGGATGTTTGCTTGCCATTAGCGTGGCAGAAGTGAAGAGTCATAGAGACTTGTTTGTTAGAAAGCCGTTTGGAATAAGTTTAGAGTGTGGCTGAGCTACACATCACTGAATCTGCTGCAGCAGAGAAGCTGACGCGGTGTTAGTTATGACATATATGATATTTAATAACTTGTGTTTTTATAGAAGAGTGGAAATAAAACAAGGTGCTCGGCTAACGGGTGTGCGCTCAGTACCTGCCGTAGGCCGATCTTCTTACTGTCCCACATCTGTTTGAAGTTCCAGAAGAAAGGCTGCTCACACTTCTGACAGGAGTCGCTGTCCAGCCATTCTGGGGTCTGTGGAAACGCACATTTCAAAACTCATTTGACTTCCAATATAAACATTGGGGAAATATTTAAACCTGCcaaatgaattattttttcttatattgCTGACCCAAGAGAGACTGAAGCTTTTTCAACAAATTAAGGGTCAGAAGATGGTTTAGCCTAGTTTAAATGTCGTGTTTATTCAATAGATCCCAGTTATTTCCGTTCCTACGTAAATAAAGTGTAAAAGGATAAATTATAGTCAGGGGGGATGGAGCTGTTTATATGTTTTGCTGTACAGCACAAATAAATCTGCCAAATTCACTCTGACAACATGACATCAGGAATCAGGATACTGTTATTTTTCCAGAACAAAAACACTTCCCCCTAACCTTAGTCTGTGTAAAactacatatacatatatacacacatatacacacacacagatgaggaCTACACTATTAGCCACCCCTATGAAATGTTCTTTGAAGGTTTTGACAaaattgcttgtttttttttcttttttctttttttttttaatttaaacagaGCAAGATAACATTTCTAAATGTACTAGTTTTCTTTATAaagcataattttttttctaattatttaagaaaaaaacaaattaccAGGGTCAATATGAAAACTGAGTTTTTTACTGAGCCACTGTACAAACCGCTGCTGTACaatgatgtgctttaactgaACGTAACATAAGCACAACCCCCCCGTGCATATACAAAGTTATCACAGTGTGTCAATAACTGGAGTGAGAAGTATTATCAAGAAATGTAAAGAGAGCCACACAGTCAGAACAAGCCTGGCAGAGGTAGGAAGTCAAAGATTTCAAAGACtctaaaaagaaaactaaagaccCCAGCACAACTGCCAAGACTCCAGTGAACGACTTAGCAAAGCTGTTATTTTAAAGACGAAAATTTGGAGCAAATTACAGAGACTGTGGCACAACAGAACAGCGAGGCAGAGTGAAAGTGGCTCTGATTGAATATAAAAGCAATTAAAGCCTGGAGACTAGCAGAGCAAAGAGGGAGATGCCGAATCTAGACTGTGTGAGCATCTGAACGacagaaaatcaaagaaaactCTGCTAATCAGGTGACCTTTAATGGAGCTCTAAAGAGAACTTTTTCCCCCCAAAGGATCTGAGAGAACAAACATCAGCAGTTTATCCTCTGAGCTGATCTGCATCCCAGAATGTGCTTCCCTGTAAAACATGCAGGAAAGCACCAAGGGAAAAAAGCATGCCATTACACAGCACACATgacatttccatattttgttCACAAGCTGTTGCAGTTCACACATCAAGCACAAGCTTGTGTTTGTGCGCTGACGTCACGCTGCTTCAGTCTGCTCTCTCTCACCTCTTGCCGTGTTACATCCATGTTCCAGATGACGATGCTTCCATCTGAGCTGCAGGAGATGAGCTGCCGGGTGTGTGAGGCGTAACACAGGCCCTGAACTTTGTCACTGTGGGGAGAGCACAGCAGTGAAGTGGGTGTCCCGGTATGCTGACATAACCAAAAGTGCTTTGCATTAAACTTCAAGaaacaataatttaaaatacaagTTAGCAGCTACACTGAGTTGGTCCTCAAAGCTTTTCAGTGGTTGAAAAGCTTGTTTCAAAgtcaaagcacatttttataaaatgctctaagaagaaaaaaaattattttgcagCTTTTAACTTTTAAGAGTCAATAAATGTCTTTGCTCAAAAAAAGTTTAAGATTCCAGAGTCTGTTTATCGTCCTCTTATGAAATCAGaacactgtttttctgtttattgaaGTTTGCTCTCCTGCAGCCTTTATGTTAACTTCATAGCATTAAATTTGAATTAGTCGTTGATCTTGTCAACATTTTTACAAATGCCTACAAATGTCTGCCAATCGCCAATCACTCTCATATCTTTTGGACATGTACACAATTGACTTCCTCTTGGGACAGTATATCTAAGTTAACAGATGACATCATGTCCTTTGCCATCCCTAAGGATCCCAGGATCGTCTTACTGGGTTTGCTACCCAGAGATTTGATTCTAAAAAAGGAcagacatatttttaaaatcctgtTGATCACATCTAAAAAGGCCATAACAAGGAATTGGCTTAAGACAGATCCTCCCCGAGTAGAGCAAGTGCTAGAGATTATAGAGGAAATACATCTTCTTATGGAGAGACTGACTTTCTTTCTACGACTAAAAGGTCATCTTTTTCAATGTTGGACTAAATGGCATAAATATAAGCAAAGGCTTGAAGATTCTGTTACTTAATTTTGCTTATCTCTATTTTTGTATGATGCCTGGAGCAGTGCCCCATTTTGTTCCTCTcttaattttgttgttgttgttttctgtttgtttgtttttggggtttttttttgtcatactCCTGTCACAATGAAAATTCTAAATAAAaagtttcccccccaaaaaattgaACTAGTCGTTCAAGCTTGAAGTGAGtgcaatgaaatgaatgaaactgaGTAAACATGACACAAAACACAATTACAATTCCATCAATACAAAACAGCTGAGCATATGGAGATCCTTACTTGTGTCCTTGCAGTTCGATAGCGGTGCCTTTGCGTCCACCGATGTCCCACATGATGATGGAGTGGTCCGAGCTTCCGGAGAACAACACCCTTGTGACCGGGTCCCAACACAGCGCCGTCACATTACCTGACAAAAGTACAGCGCAGACAAAAGTGCCTCCGTCAGCTACGTCACATTATCCTGCAGGGTTCACTGGGAGCTGGCACAGCTTTACTGAAATATAATAAACACCAACTAAAGGTTCAAAAATCCTTTCACTGGCTTGAAGTCACTGTTGTTGGACCTCTCTCATCTTTAAACTCAATTGGATGTCTCTATATTATTAAAtggtaaaaacacatttttcttttgccttctCTGTTGAAGCAGACTGCATCACGACAAGTTCCAAAGATTTTCTCGAACATTTAAAACCACCGGGGATGCACAACTCTGTAAAAATCAATGCTGAGCTGCGTCAATAAATCTGCAacctgctggaggacaacaggCGAAGACAAACGAGGATACTGTGTGAACTtactgcagctgctgtgtgaaCACGCATTTATGAGAATGCTCCCCCAAATACAACTGATTtctaaaataaagatttaattATCATACAAAGAAAAGCTGTTACTCAACTGCTACATAATTGTTTTAAAGTGGGTTTCGTTTAAAGTTTACAGATCAGAAAGTAATCACCAAATATTGAAAATATCTGCTGCTGTGATCCACATTCTGTAAaggctcctctctctctcagatcagtgaagaaataagaaaagcaCACAAGCAAAAGATGCTGGCTTTTTCTCATAAACTAATATTCAGAGTCGGGAGCGTATTGAAAGCAGAAAACAGAGCGAAAATGATCCGAAACATAGCTGGGAGACAATTTGTACAGACAAAATTGGAATAAATATTTAACAATGTTGTGGCGCAGGCAGAGACTGCAAGAGTTCAGAGCTTCATTACTATGCTAAGATTGCCACCaaaattattttcattcttGATCAATCAGCTGAATATTTTATCAATAAAttaatgaattatttatttaatactgGTAAATGCTAACAAAAATCCCCCTCAGCTCCTTGTCATCCgttaaaaatcacacaaaatgcCAAACTAACAGTGACAGTATCAGAGACCTGATCAGCTGACTGATTAATTAATCATTTGTGCTTTAATTTGAACAGTAGGTGCTTGTGTGTGGGTACCAGTATGTCCTTTGAAGGTAGTGACCAGGCTGCAGCTGTCCTGCTCCAGCTTCAGGATGGTCACCTGACCAGACTGATCCCCTACGAAGGCGTGTCTGGTCTCCACGTCGAACCTGGGTTAAAATTAAGGTCATGCTTTCCTGCTAAATATGCACTCATTCAGATCCTGTCACACAGACCAAACAGATTCACAACAGAGCTGTAAATTTCACTGCTCACAAAAATCCAGAGCCAACTCTGTGTAAACTACTACATGAAAGCTTTGAATGACTTCGTGCAGAGGCAGCACCAGAGCGACTGTCAGCGGAGGACTCTCAGCTGTTTCACCGGCTTCCTTCAAAGCCCTCGTCTGACCCGATTAAGTCACGACTGAACCAAATCATTACGTCGGGCTACAAAGAAGACGAGGAAACCCAACAGTGGAAACAATAACCTAAAGATCCAATCCAATCCACTTCCACTGATTTGTCCTTTTCTTTCTGGAAATCTGAGATTTCACGTTGTGCATAACTCCCAGTAAGCACAGAAAAGATGATTTTAAAGTGAAAGGATATTACAACAGATCTACACCGCTGGTTTGTCTGTCCTTCCCAACACCACAGAAAACCAATAAAATctttattaaacattaaaagggCTGTAGCAGTTTTTAAAACTCCCCTGACTGTCTGTTTAACCATTTTTCAGCCTTAATGTTGCTACAGCCGGTTAGCCACATTGAGCTGCGGTGGTTAATGCCTGTTTAAAGTATGCTAAGCTGGTGAGAAATGAAACAGTTACACACTGGTAAAGAGTGAACAGCAAACACATCAAAATAATCTGATTCTAGGAAACGATCAAATCATAATTAAGTGATCAAGTCATATTCTTATTCATTaccctaaaagaaaaaaactaaagtaCAAATTGTGCATCTAAAGAATCACTGCACACTTGACTATTAACCATATTTTCAAAGTTTGTTGAGTAGAGTAGATCCTCTACATGAAACATTATAATTTCTTTTGCTGCTCTTAGGTTTGTTTTCAGCGTAGCACCATTTTTGTTTAATGATGgcttttgtactttgatgataaaaagaaaacacattgtCAGTTCTAAAGTTTAGCATAAAAAAATCTGTTCCTCAACAAGTCTTAAAATTAGGCAAACACAACCTCAGGTGAACAATACATGTCA
This is a stretch of genomic DNA from Pelmatolapia mariae isolate MD_Pm_ZW linkage group LG16_19, Pm_UMD_F_2, whole genome shotgun sequence. It encodes these proteins:
- the wdfy2 gene encoding WD repeat and FYVE domain-containing protein 2, translated to MAAEIQPQPQARKPCLLSKIDAFQEVVSTAVIIPKEDGVISVSEDRTIRVWLKRDSGQYWPSIYHTMPSSSSCMSFNPETRRLSVGMDTGSICEFVLSEDYNKMTPARTYQAHQGRVTVVLFVLEMEWLLSTGQDKNFTWHCSESGQQLGTYRTAAWVSGLQFDVETRHAFVGDQSGQVTILKLEQDSCSLVTTFKGHTGNVTALCWDPVTRVLFSGSSDHSIIMWDIGGRKGTAIELQGHNDKVQGLCYASHTRQLISCSSDGSIVIWNMDVTRQETPEWLDSDSCQKCEQPFFWNFKQMWDSKKIGLRQHHCRKCGQAVCGKCSSKRSTIPLMGFEFEVRVCDSCHESISDEDRAPTATFHDSKHSIVYMHYEPTTGNLLTSGTDKVIKLWDMTPVVS